The following coding sequences are from one Holophagales bacterium window:
- a CDS encoding ATP-binding domain-containing protein, whose protein sequence is MPGALRYATPHRFKGLEADVVLLLDVDGSRWSLEPRNLYVAASRARLRLHVFVKEGVAVPGGGESFPIRV, encoded by the coding sequence GTGCCCGGCGCGCTGCGCTACGCGACGCCGCACCGGTTCAAGGGGCTGGAGGCCGACGTGGTGCTCCTCCTCGACGTGGACGGCAGCCGCTGGTCGCTCGAGCCGCGCAACCTCTACGTCGCGGCGTCGCGCGCGCGGCTGCGGCTGCACGTGTTCGTGAAGGAGGGGGTGGCGGTGCCGGGGGGAGGGGAATCGTTCCCGATTCGGGTATGA
- a CDS encoding MarR family transcriptional regulator — MILPDMGRILTPRKGLADALFTPVQQRVLGLLFGQPERRFQSGELIRLVDSGTGAVHRQLARLADAGLVTVTRTGNQKHYQAREDSPVFAELHGLVVKTVGLVEPIRRALAPFEPRIRAAFVFGSIAKKTETASSDVDLLVLSETLAYSDLFDALQAAEAVLARSVNPTVLTPADWRIRRAEPDSFASRIASQPRIFVIGGDDDLR, encoded by the coding sequence ATGATTCTTCCCGATATGGGAAGGATTTTGACACCCCGGAAGGGCCTCGCGGATGCGCTCTTCACTCCGGTCCAGCAGCGCGTGCTCGGCCTCCTGTTCGGCCAGCCGGAGCGCCGCTTCCAGAGCGGTGAGCTGATCCGCCTCGTGGACAGCGGAACGGGCGCCGTCCACCGGCAGCTCGCCCGCCTCGCCGATGCGGGCCTCGTGACCGTGACGCGAACGGGGAACCAGAAGCACTACCAGGCCCGAGAGGACAGTCCGGTCTTCGCCGAGCTGCACGGGCTCGTCGTCAAGACCGTCGGGCTCGTCGAGCCGATTCGTAGGGCGCTCGCGCCCTTCGAGCCGCGCATCCGCGCCGCCTTCGTCTTCGGCTCCATCGCGAAGAAGACCGAGACGGCCTCGAGCGACGTCGATCTCCTCGTTCTCTCGGAGACGCTCGCCTACTCCGACCTCTTCGACGCGCTCCAGGCTGCCGAGGCCGTCCTCGCCCGCTCGGTCAACCCGACGGTCCTGACGCCCGCCGACTGGCGGATTCGCCGCGCCGAGCCCGACTCCTTCGCCTCACGCATCGCCAGCCAGCCCCGTATCTTCGTGATCGGAGGCGACGATGACCTCCGCTGA